In Miscanthus floridulus cultivar M001 chromosome 19, ASM1932011v1, whole genome shotgun sequence, the DNA window aaagatgccaTAGAAGATAGTGCACGGGGAGTTCAGGGGTTGATTCAAGATTTGCACACTACAGCAAGCCATGGCTTTGGAGGTAACTTATATAAAGAAATCATAGAAGAGGCAAAGCGTGAGCTTTATCCAGGTTGCACTGAGGAATCTAGGCTAACTTTCATTATTAAGCTGCTGCATATAAAAGTGTACAATCGGATAACAAATTCTAGGTTCGATGCTTTCCTTGAGTTGCTTTCGACATCTTTGATGAATGTGACCGGCCTCCCTAAGTCCTATAACGAAATGAAAGCTCTACTTCAGAAGCTTGGTTTTGGTTATGTTTGTATTGATGTGTGCAAGTATGATTGTGCCTTATTTTGGAAGGACCATGAAGACGATGATCATTGCCCAGTTTGTGGCTTCACAAGATGGAAAGTGAACAAAGAGGGCAAAAATAAAGTTCCTCACAAGGTCCTCCGTTACTTTCCAATAATTCCACGCCTTCGAAGGCTTTTTATCTCAAAGCAGCGGGCACAGTATGCAAGATGGCACAAGGAAAAGAGGGTACTAGTTGAGAATGAAATGAGACATCCTGCTGATGGAGAAGCTTGGAAAGAATTTGATAATACTTTCAAGTCTTTTGCAGATGATCCCCGTAGTTTgaggttagccattgctactgatGGATTCAACCCATTTGGTCAGATGACCAATTCATACAGCATCTGGCCAGTGATAGTGGTTCCATACAATTTTCCACCATGGATGTGTATGGACCAATCTAATTATATGCTTGCTTTAATAATTCTAGGCAAAAAATCACAAGGCAAAGATTTCCATGTGTTCATGCAGCCTTTGATAGCAAACATGCTAACTCTTTGGGAAGGTGTCCCTACTTATGATGCATATGAAGGCAAAGAATTCAGTCTACGTGCAACGATTCTGTGGGGAATCAATGACTACCCTGCATTAGGCACCATGTCAGGCAGAACTACTAGGGGTTATTTTGCATGTGTGCACTATGATGAGAATCCATGCTCCTAATGCCTGagaaacaaaattggtttcatagacCATAGACGTTTCCTCCCAAACGACCATCCCTAGAGGAAAAATAGATCTTTCAATGGCCACCATGAAACTAGAGAGTAGCCAAGGAAATTTAGTGCAGATGAGGTTATGGCAAGGTTGGATGAAGTTTGCTATGTTCCAGGCAAAAATCCAGATAAGCCGAAATCAAGAAAATGATGCCGTAATGGAGAACCAGTATGGCATCTGAAGGTTAGCTTGTATGATTTGCCATACTGGTCAAAATTGAAGCTGCAGTACAACCTTGATGTTGTGCACATAgagaaaaacatatgtgaaaacattttGTCAACTCTACTTAATATTCCAaacaagacaaaggacacaatCGCTGCTAGACTAGATTTGGAAGACAGAGGTATAAGAAAAGAGCTTCATTTGCAAGAAGACACTGGTAATTCATCCTCAAAGCCCAAAGCTTGTTACGTTCTAACACCAGAAGCAAAGAAGAAGTTCTTGCAGTTCGTGAGCAATGTTAAATTTCTAGATGGCTATGCCTCTAATATATCAAGATGTGTCAATATGGAGGAAGGAACAATGCATGGGCTGAAAACACATAACTGTCATATACTGCTGTAGCGTATTTTACCAGCTAGCCTTCGTGGTTTGGTGCAAAAGACGTATATGAAGTAATTGCTGAATTGGGTAGGTTTTTTAGACAACTTTGCTCAAAAACTCTAAAGGTTGATGCACTACACCAGATGAAGGAAGATATTGTAATTATCCTTTGCAAGCTAGAGAAAATTTATCCTCCTGCATTCTTCGATGTTATGGTTCACCTAGCAGTACACTTACCTGATGAGGCACTCCTTAGGGGACCGGTTCAGTATGGATGGATGTATCCCATTAAGAGAAGATTGGGCACCTTTAAGCGTTTCATCCGCAATAAAGCAAGACCAAAAGGATCTGTTGTAGAGGCATACACTGCATATGAGTGTATGACCTAGTGCTCAACATATTTCAGTGATATTTTTACTAGGTTCACTAGGCCTGAAAGAAACTTAGATGCAGAACATAACATGTCACCCAATGGTTACTCTATTTTTTGTCATGGTATTAACCTGTTGGGTGCTTCAACACTTCATTACGAAGATAAAGACTATGACTCCATGGTTTGGTTTGTTCTAAATAACTGCGAAGaggttgatgaatacaaagagtgAGTAATTGCTGTCATTTCATTTATGCCAATTTTAGTCAATATTAGTCTCACAATAAACTAATTAACTACTTCCTTTGCAGAATGTATAGAGCCCAACTGGAACAACAACAAGTCAATAATATTGAAAAAATGATGTCAACACACTTTGCTGCATGGTTTGAGAAACATGTGCATGCAACTTTTACAACCTGAGTGAATCATTTATGATACAATAAATTTTCAAAAATCACCAATTCTCTGTGTTTTCCTGTAGATTACCAGATTGAATTACAAAGGCACAGCAAATGTTGATGAAGACTTGTACTCACTCGCATGTCGACCGGATAGGCGTGTGCGATCATACACAGCTTGTATAATCAATGGGGTACGGTACCACACTATGGCTCGTGAGGCACACAGGAAAACACAAAACTCCACCATCAAGACTATAGGGGATCACAATGATGTCACTATTGACTACTATGGGACAATCAGAGACATTATTGAGTTGAGTTACACTAAGAACAGCAAAGGAGATAGATCTGTTATCTTATTACGGTGTGAATGGTACAATCTTGAGGGAAGGACATACCAAATGAAAGATGATGGTTACTTCAAGAGCATTAACATCGAAGGCCGATGGTATAAGAATGATCCTTTCATTCTAGCCACAGAAGCTTCACAAGTATTTTTCTTGGAAGATACAAAGTTCAGCTCATCTTGGCGAGTGGTACAAGAATTTGGCCACCAACATATATTTGATGTTGAAGAGTCCGACGGAAAGCAACCAATCCATGAACAAGTACAGATGAGATGTCAAGAGGCGTACCAAGAGGAGAATACTTCGTCTAGAGATGGTACAGTGGGAGGCATTTATCCTGATATGGATTTGTTGCACATGGACAATCAACCAAGCAGCCCTATTAGTAGAGACCTTGTCGAGAGCATCTGTGGACATCAACATACAG includes these proteins:
- the LOC136526199 gene encoding uncharacterized protein, with the translated sequence MKALLQKLGFGYVCIDVCKYDCALFWKDHEDDDHCPVCGFTRWKVNKEGKNKVPHKVLRYFPIIPRLRRLFISKQRAQYARWHKEKRVLVENEMRHPADGEAWKEFDNTFKSFADDPRSLRLAIATDGFNPFGQMTNSYSIWPVSLYDLPYWSKLKLQYNLDVVHIEKNICENILSTLLNIPNKTKDTIAARLDLEDRGIRKELHLQEDTGNSSSKPKACYVLTPEAKKKFLQFITRLNYKGTANVDEDLYSLACRPDRRVRSYTACIINGVRYHTMAREAHRKTQNSTIKTIGDHNDVTIDYYGTIRDIIELSYTKNSKGDRSVILLRCEWYNLEGRTYQMKDDGYFKSINIEGRWYKNDPFILATEASQVFFLEDTKFSSSWRVVQEFGHQHIFDVEESDGKQPIHEQVQMRCQEAYQEENTSSRDGTVGGIYPDMDLLHMDNQPSSPISRDLVESICGHQHTAQGDEIDNEDEDEDETFLEYHSPDEDNISKEDSDDD